The genomic DNA gagtgtaaagtttgccccatcgggtatgaaaggattgctgtgctgtgtaaagCAAATGCCATAAGCAAAGTATTGAGTGTCAAGTTTACCCTGCCGTGGTTGGAAAAAGTAAAAATTGATTTTTGTAAAGATGTTGACCTAAGAAGAACCAAGAAGGTTCAAACATTGTACAACTCACGTGtaaagtaagatcaaccccaaAATAGTTCTTCaagtacattaataacaaaaagaGAATATAGGACCCTCTCAGTGtgagattattggagataaggaaaaggcggaggcattcaatacattctttgcctctgtatttaccaaggaGAAATCCACCGTCCACGAAGTCATGCTTGACAAAGAGCCACGTAGGCTCGAAACGCTGCACATTTTAACCGTTGTAGTGTTGGATGAAATATAATGATAACTTTTTAAGTATTTAGCGAGTTCTGTGGCTTCTTGGGTGTTGGTCCGGGTCTTGATCTGGTCAGATATTCCTGGTTCAGTTATTAGCACCCAAGAAAGATAAGTAGTTTGGTTCTTTTTTCAATTTCTTGAGTTCCCCAAATGTAAACTTCCTTTTGGCATTTACCAAAAGGAGttaattgcaaaaatagtgccacaggaggaagtcacaacctctatattaacgaacaattggttaaccgaggaagaagttcagaggcggcatgataaaattaaagtaaataaggcacctaacCCTGATAGCTCCTTAAGAACCCTTGTGTACATGCTAAGTTCagaaatagccaaaccattatatttaatattcaaggactccgtttccacaggctcagtaccacaagattggcataaagcagatatgatacctttatttaaaaagggagctagatcacaactgaggaattacagacctgtaagcctgacttcaatagtggggaagctacttgaaggtttagtacgggataatattcaggaatacctaatggaaaacaaaattagtaGTACTGTAATAGTCAGCATGCATTTATGAAGGATAGCTCATGCCAAATTAACCATATTCGTTTTTTTGagtaggtaagtaggaatttagactagggtaatgcagttgatgtggtctacttagattttgcacaggcttttgatacggttccacacaagaggttggtgtacaaaataaagcaaattggacgcGGTAAAAATATTTtcgcctggattgaaaactggttaaaggtgtcaacagagggttgtcataaattgaactttttcaggatgggctaaagtcgtgagtgaaaTACCTGAGGGATCGGTGCTGGGACCCATGCTTTTTAACTGGTTTATTAATGACCTGGAGGTTGCCatggagagcaaagtctccatctttgctgatgacactaagttgtgtaaggtagtagaatcagagcaggatgcaatttctctccagaaggacttggagagactggaaacttgggcaggtaaattgcagattaggtttaatacagataaatgtaaggttatgtatttgggaaacaagaataaatacgttacttacaaatgaaatggggcaaaattaggtcaatccttgatggagaaggatttaggagtgcttgtagacagcaggcttagcaatagtgcccaatatcaggcagtagctgcaaaggcaaacaagatcttatctggcATTACATGGGGTATAAATAGAAGAGaagaaagcataattatgccactgtatatagttttaataagaccacaccctgaatatggagtacagttttgggcagcaCTCCATAAAAAAACACATTATGGAACAAGAAAAATTGCAGAGAAGAGCAATCAAatgaataatctgatttatgaggaggctaactaaattagatttgtttacattagaaaagaggcgcctgaaaggggatatgataattatatacaaatatattcagggacaatacaaggaactttcaaaagaactattcatcctgagggcagtacaaaggacacagggtcataccttaaggttggaggaaaggagatttcaccagcaacaaatgaaatggggttttttttttttttacagtaagggcagttacaatgtggaattaattacccatggatattgtgatggcagatacaatagatatcttcaacaaAAGGTTTGacttctttttagaaaggaaaggtatacagggatataccaaataaatatacacgggaagaatgttgatccagggcgTCATCtggttgccaattcttggagtcaggaaggaatttatttcccccttatgagagatcattagatgatgtgtcactggggtttctgtttgccttcctctggatcaatatactgtaagtacggatataggattcagtatctgtcgtctaaattaagCATAAGTTGCACTCGATGGacctcacctactatgtaactattactGTTGGTGAAAGAAAGCAAACCTGTGGTCAGGAGACAGGCCCATGCCGATGATGTGACCATGAATGTTGATGACATGATCCAGAGAATCGAAGAACTCATTAGGGCCCCGTTCCTCGCCCAGCACCGGCCCCACCGTCGTCATTTGATGTGGGAGGATCTGCTTGATCCCTGTGGGGGACATGGCTACCGTCAATCccataaatatatattaacaacCGTGACCGCTTCTATGTGGAGGTTAAGATTGCGGCCTTTGTGAGGACAAAAGATACACAAAGCATGGAGGATCAGGGAACTGAAGGTTAATCTCTCAAAGGAAGTTTACTGGAACAGATAAATACTATACTACCAAGCTCCAAATATAAAAGGATTCACACATTACCATACACGGAAAAACCTGTTTCTTTGTTACAAACATCTTGTTTAAAGATCCTAGAAAATTCATACAAAATTGAGACAACTCTAAAGAACCGAGGTGATTATTTTCCTTTCTGAACATCCTCAACTTTTGACGCTCTGGAGTGGAACGGCGTATACATGGAGTGTGCTTATATTTTAACAAGATGCTTTAAATAAATAAAGGCGTTTTTGTATCACAAATTATTAGTGTGATAAACTTTTTATATTTAGGAGACGACCCCATCAGCCTGTGCTGTGTATTACCTATATCCCCTCATGTACCACAACAAATCATTGCCCATAACCCTGTCATTCCCTATGTGTTACGGTGCATCATTATCCTAATTACCCACCTACtagtctccctccatcccctgcTAATCTGTAACTCCTAATCCTAGGTATGGTGTTTTCTCACGCTAATTATGCTTCCCCTACAGCCACAATTGCCCTTTTTCCTCCGCATATGGTTTCCGCTGGGGCTTTACCCTAATGCTTTAGGAAGTGGTTTACCTATTTGGTGGGGTGAATAGGTGAGGCACCCAGTTGTGAAGATGAGGTATTTCTTGCTCTGGTTCCCCTCTGTGTTCTGCAGGCTACTCTCAGGATGCTTTGTCCTGTATCTGGCATACAACTGGGCCACTTTAGTCTCAAACTGTTCTTCATACAGCAGTCGTCCTGGAGGCTCCCTCCGGCCTCCGACGTCATTGTTCATGAAGAGTTGGAGCTCACCAACGTTCTGAACGTCTTCTCCAACTACGtgtctttcctcctcctcctcttcttcatcctcctcctcctcctccacttcTGGATGTGGTGGGCAGACTGTGGTCTCTCCCACCTGCCCTCCAGCCTCCACCAGCAGATCTGGGGAGTCTGCCACCATCACCATACGGATGGTGCTGGCGTTCAAGTTCTGGATCTTGAAAAGTCTCTTCACCACATTCACATTCTCAGACTCCACACCCTGTAACCAGATGAAGAATAAGACAACCACATGATCAATGCTGCACCAATGGGCAATTTTACCTGCAGGTCCTACAGGTCTGGTGCTGAGAATAAAAACCAGATACTGGAATACAGTATAAACCAATCAAAATAGCTCCATCACTGCTATGCTCAAATACATTCTTATTTAATAATAACAAGTGCCTTATTTATTTCATATTAAATTCCCTTTTTAAACAGTTGAATTTACATGGCATATACATTTCAAATCAACGTGTTGATTGCGTTAAGCGGCTATGTTTAACTTGTCTTCTTTTTAAAGGAAAAGGGCGAGATCGGCTAGAAGCTACAATTGCTTCCCTTTGATTTGATGTCTTCACTTTCAACACTATCTTGATAAAGGACCAAAGTAGGCCCGAAACGTGGGCCCTTTAATAAACTAGTCCCATTATCTACACAAGTCCAGTGTATAAGGATCTCCAACATGGATGCCTACTGACTTCGCTGCCGCTACCAACCTGGCCACCGAGGCAGGAAGCTCACACCTGCCTTCTCCCTTTTTAAGGCTtccattcccctctccctgcctgtagGGTGGTACTCCCTACCTTGTCGCCTGTTGGAAGCCCTGTTGCGGTTTTGCGTGCCTCAGCCATCTGCCTAGCAGGTTTGTCTCCTTGACAGTACAAAGCGACGTATGCAAACgtaaggccttgaccccgctgcctactactacacgacgagagccctcccctcaatggcgccggacccgctgcgagggggggccacagcgctggggcgagagctgctcctgctctcaatagaattgagagcaggactcgcgtcgagcgatacggcacgacccccgtggttcagccaatgaggacgaacctgccgggtgaagtcatggccgcgcccccgtcacgccccccggtctctcttcctgcagtgagctgcagaccaggtaatcggctgcacgcgccgccaatctcgcgggcgcgcgttgcagcggagataccggggccttagcctaacacagCAGAGTGCTGTCTCATTTCCCGTTCCCGCCTGTGAGCCTGAATGTGGAAGACAGGGGCCCGTGGCAGTACTTGAAGAAACTGCGCGTGATCCTATGCCTTATTGTTTCTCACTTCCAACACTACACTATCCCATAGCATCAGAGGTGCAGCAGGCCACCATTCAGTCCTCTAATGATTTGTCCTGTTTGCTCATGATAGGTTGATGAAAAAATGTTCTGTCTTGTGTGGGTTTTACCCTGGTATGTGAATCTACAAGCAAGTGCTCTTACAATGTAAGAGCAGTGATTACACTTGTAGGACTTTGGACTGTGAAACCTCCATAACAGAGTACCACCTGGTGTTGCATTCCTGCCCAAACGGGGTTAATGTTCAGTATGAGGCTAGCAGATGGCAGAGGTTAAAAAGACTGGGGGGAAAAGACAGAATGGAAGTAAATCTACAGAAGCAAATCTTATCTCTTAACTGTCCTCTTCAACGCCAAATACATGATATAGGTACTAAGCTGTAGACACTGGAGACTCGCTTACACACGTTATCCCAAAGGAATGCAGAAGATAAACAATGTATGGAAAACTGATCACAGACAATAAAGCCAGGGCTGGAGCAATACGCATGTGCAGAATGAGGTGAAGTAgggataatgttttttttcccaagTATATATACAAGGTCCAGAGTAGCCAActtcagtccccaagggccaccaacagatcaggtttcacaggtatccctgcttcagcacaggtggctcaatcagtgactcagtcaatgaCTTTTCTACTGATTGAGACACCGGTGCTCATATCGTGAAACCTGACCTctgtgggggcttgaggactggagttgagctccctgcACTAATGTAACAAACAAATGTAGGAATCGTCCCTCCAGCGTAGAGATAGGAACAGGTAAATAAAGGTGTGAGGGAACCAACGGGGACCCCTACAGGAACTCGAAGTAATACTGAACAAAAAATAGTGCTAATAATGCACAGTTATCTAGACCCTGTGGGAATGGGCCTGCAGATGGTGTTTCTCCTGAAATGTTGCCCCCCGTGTTCCTGTTTTTGTAgttgtttcttcttttttcttgctTTCTCCTCTTTGTCCTGTTTTTGCCTTTGTTTGCCTACCCTTGTGTCACCACGTTTCATTACCAGCTTATTTTGTTTTAGTTTTGTATATCCCTGTTTTTGCAGCGCTCAATAACTCTCCTTCCAGACCGTattctttgtttctttttctttagcTCCGGTGTGTTACCtgttgcgcatatatatatatatgtatatatatatggctctTGTATATTCGTTACATTAATGAGTGCATGTTACCACTATTTCTTGTACCGTAGCATGGACTAATATTGCAATGTGAATAGACTGTTTGGCAGCACTGCATGTGTGAATAGCATGAAGAGGTTTGCACTGCTCATACCTGTGCTGTTTTTGGTCTGTGTATGTCTggatgtctgtatgtgtgtgtttcattGGGTGTGGGGTATTGTGCGGGTTGTGAACAGATGTCACTTCTGCATCCAGTTTTCATATAAACGgattgatgtacagtatgtgccaggTGTGTTTGCACTGCTAGTACATGCAAGTCTCTGTGTAGGCTGCTATTACCTGGAAGGCGTTGTTTAGCCATAGAACGGAGCAGGAGGTGACTCTTCCCATCAGGTATAGGTTTCCCGAGATGAGGTGGGTGTTATTAAGCCAGCACCCAAACACGTCATAGGGTTTATTCCTTACTCTTGACAAAAGGGAAAAGTCTTCTGCAGTCAgggaaaagcaaaacacacaaatcacCAGCTGAGCGGGTATCCTCTCGAGTTTCtaaagcaggggtagccaactccagtccccaaaggccaccaacaggtcaggttatccttgcttcagcacaggtggctcaatcagtggctcagccagggctaaagcagggatatcctgaaaacatgacctgttggtggccttgaggactggagttcgccaCTCCTCCTCTAAATCATTCATCCTCTTCTAGAGATGCGTGCTAACATGACCTACGTCATGCGTGTACACGTTTCTATTTATACATGTGTGTCACTTTGCAATATGCGCTCTTTGCTTCCTTGATAGTACCACTCTACGGAATAAGTTGGCACCATATAAATAAACCTAGAGACATCACTGGAGGGTGACTGCTTTGCACTGATCCCTTCAGCTGTGGACACACGCACGGGTTTCATGTGATCATGAACCAAAGTTAGagttcttcagggcagggattcatCATGATCGTTTTGCTCTTTGTTCAGCTCTATGTATTCTGGGAGggcaataaataaatgaatactaAGGTCAATGTGTTATAGGGGCATTCAAACGAGATCCCTGTGACATTTCATCTCACCCAAGCTGATCACTGCAATCTCCCCTGAGGATGAGTTGTGAGGCCCCACAAAGACCCCGGACACCAACAGGAGAGAGTCATCAGGATTGAACTGGGAGAACTGGGTGTAGCTCCAGTGGTAAGGCTTCATGTTCGCGCTGTGAAGGAGCGAGACGACGGGTCTGCTGGTCCATATCTAAGAGGGGAACGAGAAGGAGACGGTCGCACGTTACGGCTCTCTTTTGTATTTCAATACTAGCCAGTACAGGTAACACCCGGCTCCAGCCGTACTGCGGAGTATGAGCTGTGATGCCTAATACCAATAATATAATTGGTGGTGTAACGGTTCAAGAATATCGAATTGTACGGCATGGACAGGTGCTATGTTtagggtatataaaataatatgagatcaagagagagagatagaggaagatACCCTCTTATAAAGTGCATTCTGCGTGTCCAACTATGCAGTAATTATGCAATAATCAGACATTCAGAGCACACTTTATGAAAGGATAtctttctccatctctctttGGATCCTAATACCAATTACTTTATGTTCATATAATACCGATTTCTGTGCAGTATAAGCATAACCACGCAAAATGTAGGATTAATAGGACCAGACATGGAAGTGTTAGGGCAAAGGAGTCCGTGCCTAACGTTCTCTACAACCTATTTGTATTACATTATTGATGTGGAGTCATTACTGCAATCAGTTGTAAATGGTCTGGTGTAAACAATACGTTATTGCTGCCTGTCCGAGTGACAGGTGTCAATTAGATGGCAGATATAATGCAGTTTAAACGTCCTCTACCTAACCACGCTTGGTTAACTTCCTGTTACCTTGACCGTGCAGTCCTTGGAGCAGGAAGCGCAGAGCTCCCCCGTGTGTGAGAAGCTGATGTGAAGGACCTGGTCGCTGTGCTCGCTCAGTGTCTGCACCTCCACGCAGGGAACTGTGTCGCAGAGGCGCTGAAATTCCTCCAACCAGCAGCCTGCGCCTGGGGACCAACCAGAGATGGTGCCAATTAGAAAGGCCTTCCCTACTGCGCATTACACCaaaggggctcaactccagttctcaaaccCCCACCAACAAGTCATGtcatcaggatatccctgcttccgcacatgtggctcaatcagtccatgcttcagcacaggtgctcaaccagaggctcagcctgactgagccacctgtgctgaagctgggatatcctgaagacatgacctatttggggggggggggggggtgcttgaggactgaagttgagaaccccaTTACACCGCCACCAGCCTTCTCCTGCACGGCGTAACATCACTACAAAGCCCATTCCTGCGGTGTGAAGAATGACTTCTACTAAAGCTCAAAGGAAAAAAATCGGGGTGGGGTTTTACGGTTTAAAAATACATATGTACCACCACAACAGCATTGATAGCTCATCGGTGGGCAGAGTGTGAGGTTACTAGGTTTACAACTACGGCTTTCTATTTCCAAGCAGTTCTACGTTCTCCTGGCGTACACAATCGACATTACTCCCACTGACAGGGCAGA from Ascaphus truei isolate aAscTru1 chromosome 21, aAscTru1.hap1, whole genome shotgun sequence includes the following:
- the FBXW5 gene encoding F-box/WD repeat-containing protein 5, with the protein product MDSNGSSLFPDSILYQIFLSLGPADLLSAGLVCQRWYAVSRDDFLWRELFYRCYRVQRHILRCPGAGCWLEEFQRLCDTVPCVEVQTLSEHSDQVLHISFSHTGELCASCSKDCTVKIWTSRPVVSLLHSANMKPYHWSYTQFSQFNPDDSLLLVSGVFVGPHNSSSGEIAVISLEDFSLLSRVRNKPYDVFGCWLNNTHLISGNLYLMGRVTSCSVLWLNNAFQGVESENVNVVKRLFKIQNLNASTIRMVMVADSPDLLVEAGGQVGETTVCPPHPEVEEEEEDEEEEEEERHVVGEDVQNVGELQLFMNNDVGGRREPPGRLLYEEQFETKVAQLYARYRTKHPESSLQNTEGNQSKKYLIFTTGCLTYSPHQIGIKQILPHQMTTVGPVLGEERGPNEFFDSLDHVINIHGHIIGMGLSPDHRYLYVNSRAWPRDCTISDPMDPPPIAEEIELRVFDLKNLREVAAPLRAHRAYTPNNECFFIFLNVSKDFVASGAEDRCGYIWDRHYSICLATLPHEDVVNSVAFCPVDQELLLSTSDDYTIKVWRSRHALRSSPAHRTSSRSSIYPWVSGHKS